From Apium graveolens cultivar Ventura chromosome 9, ASM990537v1, whole genome shotgun sequence, the proteins below share one genomic window:
- the LOC141686476 gene encoding uncharacterized protein LOC141686476 — protein sequence MATSSSGVLESRGRNREVVDSIFRVGSLNVGTLTGKFLELVDGLKKRHVDAVCVQETKWKGDKIKETNGFKLWYSGVVTNRNGVGIMLHTQLRNNMVELNRFNDRVMMIKVIVDVVVVNIVSAYLHMLGERVRLSREQIGLEQRSFVEDDVNQIWNYLASLIRGVAKNMLGITSGKIHDQREAWWWNEDVQERVKAKQARLKEIICCNKKEKFDTKKTLYKEAKRLSKRAVVEAKDKAYEEIHTMKLWERVIEIRLRRKVTVSENQFSFMLGRSKTEAIHLLRRLIEKYRERMRDLHMVFIDLENAYDSVPRSIIWTSLESKGVSRIYVRAIQAMYSQVMTCFRTPVGDTQYFSVKIGIHQGSSLSPFLFAIIMDVPTRGIPDVVPWCMLFADDMVIINETKSEINEKLEQWRVTLETSGLHVSHSKTEYMWCNFNNEPEEEGVDVRIGEHLLVPKESFKYLGSKDGKIDADVTHRIQSEWLK from the exons ATGGCAACTTCTAGTAGCGGTGTTTTGGAGAGTAGAGGGAGAAATAGGGAGGTCGTTGACTCTATCTTTAGGGTAGGTTCTTTGAATGTGGGCACTCTTACTGGAAAGTTTTTGGAACTTGTAGATGGGTTAAAGAAAAGACATGTTGATGCAGTTTGTGTGCAAGAGACTAAATGGAAGGGTGATAAGATAAAGGAAACCAATGGATTTAAATTATGGTATTCAGGTGTTGTAACCAATAGAAATGGTGTTGGTATTATGTTACATACACAACTGAGGAATAATATGGTGGAGTTGAATCGATTTAATGATAGGGTGATGATGATTAAAGTAATTGTGGATGTTGTGGTTGTTAATATTGTTAGTGCCTACCTCCACATGCTG GGTGAAAGAGTACGGCTTTCCCGGGAACAAATTGGTTTGGAACAAAGAAGTTTTGTTGAGGATGATGTAAATCAAATATGGAATTATTTGGCTTCTTTAATTAGGGGTGTGGCTAAAAATATGTTAGGAATCACCTCAGGGAAAATTCATGATCAAAGAGAGGCTTGGTGGTGGAATGAGGATGTGCAAGAGCGAGTAAAAGCTAAACAAGCACGCTTAAAGGAGATTATATGCTGCAATAAAAAAGAGAAATTTGATACAAAGAAAACTCTCTATAAGGAAGCAAAACGGCTATCAAAAAGGGCTGTTGTGGAGGCGAAAGATAAGGCTTATGAAGAAAT TCATACTATGAAATTATGGGAGCGAGTGATTGAAATTAGGCTTAGAAGAAAGGTTACAGTGTCAGAAAATCAATTTAGTTTCATGCTTGGAAGGTCGAAAACGGAGGCGATTCATCTTCTTAGGCGTTTAATAGAGAAATATAGGGAACGTATGAGGGACCTGCACATGGTGTTTATAGATTTGGAAAACGCTTATGATAGTGTTCCGCGCAGCATAATCTGGACAAGTTTGGAGAGTAAAGGTGTGTCCAGGATATATGTGAGGGCAATTCAAGCAATGTATTCTCAAGTGATGACTTGTTTCAGGACTCCTGTTGGTGATACTCAATATTTTTCGGTCAAGATAGGAATTCATCAAGGATCATCATTAAGTCCATTTTTATTCGCAATAATAATGGATGTACCAACTAGAGGAATTCCTGATGTTGTACCATGGTGTATGCTTTTTGCGGATGACATGGTTATTATTAATGAGACAAAGTCGGAGATTAATGAGAAGTTAGAACAATGGAGAGTTACATTGGAGACTTCGGGCTTGCATGTTAGTCATTCAAAAACTGAATACATGTGGTGTAATTTTAATAACGAACCAGAGGAAGAGGGCGTTGATGTTAGAATTGGAGAGCATTTATTAGTTCCGAAAGAAAGTTTCAAGTATTTGGGATCTAAAGATGGTAAGATAGATGCTGATGTTACTCATCGTATCCAATCTGAATGGTTAAAGTGA